A segment of the Fusobacterium ulcerans genome:
CACTTGGATTAAATCCATGAAATCGGCTAAAAGCTTTTGAAAAACTTTCTGGAGTTTCATAGCCATATTTAAATGCAATATCTATGATTTTAGCATTGGACATAGAAAGTTCTTCTCCAGCCATAGACAATCTTCTCTTACGAATATATTCATTTGCTGTCATTCCTGCAAGTAGAGCAAAAGTCCTATGAAAATGAAAATTAGAAAAACCAATTCGTTTTGCTACATCATTGTAATCAATTGATTCAAGAAGATTATCTTCTATATAATCAATAGCATTCTGCATATAAAATATCCAATCCATAACATCCCACCTCTCAGTTAAAGTATATCTTAAAAGTAAAATAAATTCCTGTTCATTGTTGTTGTCATTTGTCAGGGTAAAAAAAGATATAAAAAAAAGACATGCTTTTTTCAAGCTGTCTTTTTTTATTAAAGGTATCCCATTGTTAAGATTAAGACTATTTGCTCAAGAATTTAGCAAGTCTAGCACTTAAAGTAGAAGCATTAGCTTTTAAAATATTCATAACTTCAACTTCACTGGCACCTCTTAAAGTTTTTAAAGTTCTTGAACAAACTTTAACTTTAACTGGAGATCCGTTTACAACGATAGTAGTAACTTGTAAGTTTGGTTTCCATACTCTTCTAGTAAGTCTATGAGAGTGAGAAATTTGGTTACCACTGATAATTCCAGTTCCTGTGATTTCACATCTTTGCATCTTTGTCACCTCTTTCCTGATTGCAATTGAACACACAATTGCAAATAATTGTATCATTAAATAAAGAAAATATCAAGTTTTTTTTAAATTTCTTCAACTTTCTTTAAGAAAAATAGAGATTTGTGATATAATAAAATGAACGTAAATATATAACAAGGTGGTAAAAATGAATAGACATAGTTATACAGTTTTGGAATTTGATAAGCTAAGAGAAGAAATTTCAAATTATAGTGCTATAGAAGAGAACCATTATAAAATATTGGGGCTTGAACCTTTCAAAGACTTCAGCTCTTTAAATAGAGAACTTGATGTGTTGAGAGATTTTACAGATTTTTTGAAATTTGATGGGGGATTAGAAACTGCTGGAATGAAAGATATTTGCAAGCTGACAAAGAAATCACAGCTGATAGGGACATATCTGGATGTAGAAGATTTGTGGGATATCAATCATAACCTAAGACTTTTCAGAGTATTTAAAAACAGATTGGAAGATTTAAATAAATACAAAGATTTAAGAGATAAATTTAATGATGTTCCTATTTTGAGAGGAATAGAAGATATTATAAACAAGGCTATTGATAATAACAAAGAGATAAAAGATGATGCTTCTCTTGACTTGAGAGATATCAGAATACATAAGAAGACTCTCGCTATGAATATCAAGAGAAAATTTGATGAACTTTTTAATGAACCTCAGTTTGCTAAAGTATTT
Coding sequences within it:
- the rpmB gene encoding 50S ribosomal protein L28, producing MQRCEITGTGIISGNQISHSHRLTRRVWKPNLQVTTIVVNGSPVKVKVCSRTLKTLRGASEVEVMNILKANASTLSARLAKFLSK